One genomic window of Arachis hypogaea cultivar Tifrunner chromosome 8, arahy.Tifrunner.gnm2.J5K5, whole genome shotgun sequence includes the following:
- the LOC112708069 gene encoding uncharacterized protein has translation IKLTNKPLKIRVSLEKPQFSPSLTQLGLATPFSVLTSSVPQLFTLSFSSLHVFTLKKNRALPVSPKKTLASSTAAAVRRAQKLRLFVVLQPLSSFPCSSSVLLAAQSRFARRLSSCSSPSSVVLVPRRNHINNPQCSLLTERSKELLHLEHKATPLSSLESTLLVCNGKREQCTQAKILPPNGTPLTSPIPKSQLLGKVKDFLGVMSEANKRLELDAKDHPESYNIEELTGNESKVIEMDLMLGVADLNTPEAVAAAESAISSCQPAISLAADGKDTDTDSDESSAEDDNEDDGIRSGDAGNDGRKPSSLDDEKRKGNHNSKKRARIVELS, from the exons attaaactgacAAATAAACCTCttaaaattagggttagtttagagAAACCTCAGTTCTCACCGTCACTCACTCAATTAGGGTTAGCAACCCCTTTCTCAGTTCTCACTTCCTCTGTTCCTCAGCTCTTCACTCTCAGTTTCTCTTCACTTCACGTCTTCACCCTCAAAAAGAACAGAGCTCTTCCTGTTTCCCCCAAAAAAACCCTAGCCTCCTCCACCGCCGCCGCCGTCCGTCGCGCCCAAAAGCTTCGTCTGTTCGTCGTGCTCCAGCCCCTCTCCTCGTTCCCCTGTTCCTCGTCCGTTCTTCTCGCTGCTCAGTCGCGCTTTGCCCGCCGTCTCTCGTCGTGCTCGTCGCCGTCGTCCGTCGTGCTCGTCCCTCGAAG aaATCATATTAACAATCCTCAATGCTCACTGCTCACTG AAAGGAGCAAGGAGCTTCTTCACTTGGAGCACAAGGCCACACCCCTCTCATCCTTAG AATCCACACTTCTTGTTTGTAACGGCAAAAGAGAACAATGCACTCAAGCTAAGATACTTCCCCCTAATGGCACTCCTCTTACTTCTCCTATTCCCAAAAGCCAAC TTTTAGGGAAGGTTAAAGATTTCTTAGGAGTGATGTCAGAAGCAAATAAGCGGCTGGAACTTGATGCGAAG GATCATCCTGAGAGTTACAATATTGAAGAGCTCACTGGAAATGAATCCAAAGTTATTGAAATG gaTTTGATGCTTGGTGTTGCGGATCTTAATACGCCTGAGGCTGTGGCTGCTGCTGAATCAGCAATTTCCAGTTGTCAGCCTGCGATTTCATTGGCCGCTGATGGCAAAGACACGGACACAGATTCAGATGAAAGCAGTGCTGAAGATGATAACGAGGATGATGGAATCAGAAGTGGTGATGCTGGAAATGATGGTAGAAAGCCTTCATCTCTTGATGATGAAAAACGAAAGGGAAATCATAATTCCAAAAAACGAGCAAGGATAGTTGAGCTCTCCTGA
- the LOC112708071 gene encoding protein KINESIN LIGHT CHAIN-RELATED 1, with protein MPGLFAARTPSKTQSFRDFLIEPPENEPSSELNPSPPPTAKRTTMRTPDKLAVDDNDTSLDNPDMGPFLLKMARDTIHSGQDPKKALEYAIRASEDFERVSGPSPDLATCLHVVAAILSGLGRLEEAVETLERSILVSDSAENGSGHAMVKFSGLMQLGDTYSMIGQLDRSIECYESGLKIQVEALGRSDPRVAETCRYLAEAHVQAMQFDEAEKFCKKTLEIHREHCSPASLTEAADRRLMALICEAKGEYEPALEHLVLASMSMIAHGQDNEVAAIDISIGDIYLSLCRFEEAIFAYQKALTVFKTTKGESHSSIALVYIRLADLYYKTGKLRESKSYCENALRIYSKPVPGTTPGEIASGLNEISAIYEALNEPEEALKLLQKAVKLLENIPGQYRTVAGIESQIGVIFYMVGRYSDAWKSFASAIAKLRASGERKSAFFGFVLNQMGLACVQLYKIAEAATHFEEAREILEQECGTYHLDTLGVYSNLAATYDAMGRVEDAIEILEYILKMREEKLGTANPDVDDERKRLFELLKEAGRVRNKKAKSLENLIESKSFKMKNEGKKKRVAFGLRT; from the exons ATGCCAGGACTATTCGCCGCTAGAACCCCATCAAAAACGCAGTCGTTTCGCGATTTCCTCATTGAACCGCCGGAAAACGAACCCTCCAGCGAGCTGAACCCTTCTCCGCCGCCGACAGCGAAACGAACCACCATGAGAACGCCGGATAAACTCGCCGTCGACGACAACGATACCTCCCTTGACAACCCAGACATGGGCCCGTTCCTTCTGAAGATGGCCCGAGACACTATTCATTCGGGTCAGGACCCGAAGAAAGCCCTAGAATACGCAATTCGGGCCTCCGAGGATTTCGAGCGGGTGTCGGGTCCAAGTCCGGATCTTGCCACGTGTCTCCACGTGGTTGCTGCAATATTGAGCGGGCTGGGGCGGTTAGAGGAAGCGGTCGAGACTCTGGAGCGGTCAATTCTGGTGTCGGATAGTGCAGAAAACGGGTCGGGTCATGCAATGGTGAAGTTTTCAGGGTTGATGCAGTTAGGAGATACTTATTCAATGATTGGGCAGTTGGATAGGTCCATTGAGTGTTATGAATCGGGTCTGAAAATCCAAGTTGAGGCTTTGGGTAGATCTGACCCGAGAGTTGCTGAGACTTGCAG ATACTTAGCCGAGGCGCATGTTCAAGCCATGCAATTTGATGAGGCTGAGAAATTCTGCAAGAAGACCCTTGAGATTCATAGGGAGCATTGCTCACCAGCTTCTCTTACAGAAGCAGCTGATAGACGTCTTATGGCCCTCATATGCGAGGCGAAGGGAGAATACGAGCCGGCACTTGAACATCTTGTCCTTGCTAGTATGTCGATGATTGCCCATGGGCAGGACAATGAGGTTGCAGCGATTGACATTAGCATTGGCGATATTTACTTGTCGCTCTGTCGTTTTGAGGAGGCTATTTTCGCCTACCAAAAAGCGCTAACGGTGTTCAAAACCACCAAAGGTGAAAGTCACAGTTCCATAGCATTAGTGTACATTCGCCTTGCCGACCTCTACTACAAGACAGGAAAATTGCGGGAGTCAAAATCCTATTGTGAAAATGCGTTAAGAATATACTCCAAACCTGTACCTGGAACTACCCCAGGGGAAATTGCAAGTGGATTGAACGAAATCTCTGCCATCTATGAAGCTTTAAACGAGCCGGAGGAGGCGCTGAAGCTCCTCCAGAAGGCAGTGAAGTTATTGGAGAATATCCCCGGACAATATAGGACAGTGGCAGGAATAGAATCCCAAATAGGAGTAATCTTCTACATGGTTGGGAGATACAGTGATGCATGGAAATCTTTTGCGAGTGCCATTGCAAAGCTTAGAGCAAGCGGAGAGAGGAAATCGGCGTTCTTCGGATTTGTGTTGAACCAGATGGGCCTAGCATGTGTGCAACTGTATAAAATTGCGGAAGCTGCCACGCATTTCGAAGAAGCAAGAGAGATATTGGAGCAGGAGTGTGGAACATACCATTTGGACACTCTTGGAGTTTATAGCAATCTTGCAGCAACTTATGATGCCATGGGGAG AGTTGAGGATGCCATTGAGATATTGGAGTACATACTTAAGATGAGAGAAGAAAAACTTGGAACTGCAAATCCAGATGTTGATGATGAAAGGAAAAGACTGTTTGAGCTTTTGAAAGAGGCAGGAAGAGTTAGAAACAAGAAGGCAAAATCACTTGAAAATCTTATAGAATCCAAGTCCTTCAAGATGAAGaatgaagggaagaagaaaagggttGCATTTGGTTTGAGAACTTGA